A window of the Loxodonta africana isolate mLoxAfr1 chromosome 3, mLoxAfr1.hap2, whole genome shotgun sequence genome harbors these coding sequences:
- the PEF1 gene encoding peflin gives MSSYPYGQGCPGAAGQAPGAPPGSYYPTPPHGGGQYGSGVPPGGGYGGPAPGGPYGPPAGGGPYGHPNPGGLPSGTPGGPYGGAAPGSPYGQPPPNSYSAQQPGPYGHGPPPGGAPPNVDPEAYSWFQSVDSDHSGYISIKELKQALVNSNWSSFNDETCLMMINMFDKTKSGRIDVYGFSALWQFIQQWKNLFQQYDRDRSGSISYTELQQALSQMGYNLSPQFTQLLVSRYCPRSANPSMQLDRFIQVCTQLQVLTEAFREKDTAVQGNIRLSFEDFVTMTASRML, from the exons ATGTCCAGCTATCCGTACGGGCAG GGCTGCCCAGGAGCTGCAGGACAAGCACCCGGAGCTCCTCCGGGTAGCTACTACCCTACGCCCCCCCATGGTGGAGGGCAGTATGGAAGTGGAGTACCTCCTGGTGGTGGTTATGGGGGCCCTGCCCCTGGGGGACCTTATGGACCACCAGCTGGTGGAGGACCCTACGGACACCCCAACCCTGGAGGACTCCCCTCTGGAACTCCAGGAGGACCTTATGGTGGTGCAGCCCCAGGGAGCCCCTATGGTCAGCCACCTCCAAACTCTTACAGTGCCCAACAGCCTGGGCCTTATGGGCACGGACCTCCTCCAG GTGGCGCCCCTCCCAATGTGGATCCTGAGGCCTACTCCTGGTTTCAATCGGTTGACTCCGATCACAGTGGCTACATCTCCATCAAGGAACTGAAGCAGGCTCTGGTCAATTCCAACTGGTCCTCATTCAATGACGAGACATGCCTCATGATGATAA ATATGTTTGACAAGACCAAGTCAGGCCGCATCGACGTCTACGGCTTCTCTGCCCTGTGGCAATTCATCCAGCAGTGGAAGAACCTCTTCCAGCAGTATGACCGGGACCGCTCAGGCTCCATCAGCTACACGGAGCTGCAGCAAG ctctgtcccagaTGGGCTACAACCTGAGCCCGCAGTTTACCCAGCTCCTGGTCTCCCGCTACTGCCCGCGCTCTGCCAATCCCTCCATGCAGCTGGACCGCTTCATCCAGGTGTGTACCCAGCTGCAAGTGCTGACTGAGGCCTTCAGGGAGAAAGACACAGCTGTACAGGGCAACATTCGGCTCAGCTTCGAGGACTTCGTCACCATGACAGCCTCTCGGATGCTTTGA